From Novipirellula galeiformis, the proteins below share one genomic window:
- a CDS encoding GDP-mannose 4,6-dehydratase, with amino-acid sequence MKSALITGITGQDGSYLTEWLLQKGYTVHGLVRRSSITQRTRLDHLFHDPSIYNHRLFLHYADLDDTTTIRRILVRTRPDEVYHLAGQSHVGASFDIPETTCQFTAMGTLKLLEILRDLEKRPRLLHISSSEIFGRPIESPQNEMTPMRPVTPYGVAKTFATQMVTLYRESFDLFACNAICYNHESPRRGESFVTRKITRAAAAISLGMQDELVLGSLDTVRDWGYAPDYVQGMWSMLQQDTADDFILATGTRNTVEDFLAASFDAVNLDWRRYVRQDKAFMRPSEVQRLIGDPAKAWRQLNWKATLTLPDLAKQMVEYDRSKMISKRDADRR; translated from the coding sequence ATGAAGTCGGCGTTAATCACAGGGATCACCGGCCAAGACGGCTCCTATTTGACCGAATGGTTACTCCAAAAGGGCTACACCGTCCATGGCTTGGTGCGTCGCAGCAGCATCACGCAGCGGACGCGGCTTGACCATCTTTTTCATGATCCATCGATCTACAATCATCGTTTGTTCTTGCATTACGCGGATCTCGATGACACGACCACAATCCGGCGCATTTTGGTTCGCACCCGTCCCGATGAGGTTTATCATCTAGCCGGGCAAAGTCATGTCGGTGCCAGTTTCGACATTCCCGAAACGACGTGCCAATTTACTGCCATGGGGACCCTGAAGCTTCTCGAAATCCTCCGCGATCTGGAAAAGCGTCCCCGGTTATTGCACATCAGCAGCAGTGAAATTTTTGGACGGCCGATCGAGAGCCCCCAGAACGAAATGACGCCCATGCGTCCAGTGACGCCGTATGGCGTCGCGAAAACATTTGCAACCCAAATGGTAACCCTGTACCGCGAATCGTTTGATTTGTTCGCCTGCAATGCGATTTGCTACAACCACGAATCCCCGCGTCGTGGTGAATCGTTTGTGACTCGAAAAATCACCCGTGCAGCGGCGGCCATCTCCCTGGGAATGCAGGACGAATTGGTGCTTGGCTCCCTCGATACCGTGCGTGACTGGGGCTACGCCCCCGACTATGTCCAGGGGATGTGGTCGATGTTACAGCAAGACACCGCGGACGACTTCATTTTGGCAACCGGCACTCGTAATACGGTCGAAGACTTCTTGGCAGCTTCGTTTGATGCGGTGAACCTCGATTGGCGCCGCTATGTTCGTCAAGACAAAGCGTTTATGCGACCGTCGGAAGTCCAGCGGTTGATTGGAGATCCAGCGAAAGCGTGGCGGCAATTGAATTGGAAAGCGACGCTCA
- the nusG gene encoding transcription termination/antitermination protein NusG, with protein MPILPQEPDCFPEDLLNQSVILAHKWWLMYTKSRQEKQLMRHLRKHEIWHYGPLIPQRKRSPAGRMRTSYVPLFSNYVFVCGENDESRYQAICSGCIQKAADITEVDEFVADLKQIYNLIHLGVPMTIESRLEPGQNVRVRSGSFAGYEGTILRREQETRLLVCVRFMEQGVSVKLEDCQLELIG; from the coding sequence ATGCCCATCCTGCCCCAAGAACCCGATTGCTTTCCCGAGGACTTGCTAAACCAATCGGTGATTCTCGCTCACAAGTGGTGGTTGATGTACACCAAATCACGGCAAGAGAAGCAATTGATGCGTCATTTGCGGAAACATGAGATTTGGCATTACGGGCCGCTGATTCCACAGCGTAAACGGTCCCCCGCCGGCCGCATGCGAACGAGCTACGTTCCGCTGTTCAGCAATTACGTGTTTGTTTGTGGTGAGAATGACGAGTCGCGTTATCAAGCGATCTGTAGCGGTTGCATTCAGAAGGCAGCAGACATCACCGAGGTGGATGAGTTTGTTGCGGATCTAAAACAAATCTATAACCTGATCCATCTAGGGGTTCCGATGACGATCGAAAGTCGTTTGGAGCCCGGTCAGAATGTTCGTGTTAGAAGTGGTTCCTTTGCCGGCTATGAAGGCACCATTCTCCGGCGTGAACAAGAAACGCGATTGTTGGTCTGTGTTCGTTTCATGGAACAAGGAGTCAGCGTCAAACTTGAGGATTGTCAATTGGAGCTGATCGGATGA